A window from Drosophila yakuba strain Tai18E2 chromosome 3L, Prin_Dyak_Tai18E2_2.1, whole genome shotgun sequence encodes these proteins:
- the LOC6534726 gene encoding uncharacterized protein LOC6534726 produces MLDPISDAPLVLAYVFMSLLVLIVCFILVNVVHKLHRSLSGEVSSGLVSPAQQLKTSIMELDAMKTG; encoded by the coding sequence ATGCTGGATCCCATTTCGGACGCACCGCTGGTCTTGGCCTACGTCTTTATGTCGCTGCTGGTGCTCATTGTGTGCTTCATACTGGTCAATGTGGTCCACAAGCTACATCGCAGTCTCAGCGGCGAGGTATCATCGGGTCTGGTTTCCCCTGCACAGCAGCTGAAGACCTCCATCATGGAGCTAGACGCCATGAAAACCGGTTAG